From one Phycodurus eques isolate BA_2022a chromosome 6, UOR_Pequ_1.1, whole genome shotgun sequence genomic stretch:
- the mtus1b gene encoding microtubule-associated tumor suppressor 1 homolog A isoform X7: protein MLWSPRLSLSDFHVKLTAKGLFRNLQLRSGYRKNTVVFHAVDKSKPRDVHARSTNNCSSSPVPALTAGHRQQDPSRALVPDVVNANAPGTTVSSVPVAVSTNTGSGTTGPPALAFKARPGSRSSAKHRARLQNAPKPGAATAKQNQSKEPTEKNNQAGQLWKLLIQANKKVEALATVVQHLFNEREETLKQKKDLSLQLAKLKNELVESSQCCDRLHKEKEEARISLEGVLRRLDEQHKVELVQLEDRLKRFYQTEWDKVHQTYQEEADKCRMLMERQVEEMRTRQEAERKNQAASHSQIMESLREQHETSLQELKRIQEIDLENLDKTRKETETILSDKLSELSAENASLNEKLKAEEERRILANKSLKDSHTVYLEQELESLKVVLEIKNNQLHQKEKKLMEMDKLADTNVKLEECMTKVQQENEDYKARMDKHAALSKQLSSEQAILQQTLQKESKVNKRLSMENEELLWKLHNGDLLGSPRRLSPTSPLSSPRNSASFPAAAPLSPR, encoded by the exons ATGTTATGGTCTCCGAGACTATCACTGTCTGACTTCCATGTGAAGCTGACAGCCAAAGGCCTTTTCCGAAATCTTCAGCTGCGTTCAGGATACAGAAAGAACACGGTGGTCTTCCACGCAG TTGACAAAAGCAAGCCCCGGGATGTCCATGCAAGATCCACAAACAATTGCAGCAGTTCTCCAGTTCCAGCACTTACAGCAGGACACAGGCAACAGGATCCATCTCGAGCGCTG GTACCGGATGTGGTGAATGCCAATGCGCCAGGGACAACAGTTTCCTCAGTGCCTGTCGCTGTTTCCACCAACACTGGGTCAGGCACCACAGGACCCCCCGCACTCGCGTTCAAAGCAAGACCAGGTTCACGGTCGAGCGCCAAACATAGAGCACGGTTGCAAAATGCGCCCAAGCCCGGTGCGGCCACAGCTAAACAGAACCAGAGCAAAGAGCCGACGGAGAAGAACAACCAGGCCGGCCAGCTTTGGAAACTGCTCATCcaagcaaataaaaaagtggaGGCTCTCGCTACTGTCGTTCAACATCTCTTCAATGAG CGTGAAGAGACTTTAAAGCAGAAGAAGGACCTGTCACTACAACTGGCAAAACTCAAAAATGAGCTGG TGGAATCGTCTCAGTGCTGTGACCGTTTGCACAAGGAGAAGGAAGAGGCCCGCATCagtttggagggggtgctgagAAGGCTTGATGAGCAGCACAAGGTGGAACTGGTTCAACTGGAGGACAG attAAAGCGTTTTTACCAAACGGAGTGGGACAAAGTCCATCAAACGTACCAGGAAGAGGCTGACAAATGCCGCATGTTAATGGAAAGACAG GTGGAGGAGATGAGGACCAGACAGGAAGCTGAGAGGAAGAACCAGGCAGCAAGTCATAGCCAAATCATGGAGTCTCTCAGAGAGCAACATGAGACCTCCCTACAAG AGCTAAAGAGAATTCAGGAAATTGATCTGGAGAATCTGGACAAAACACGAAAGGAAACAGAAACGATTCTTTCG GACAAACTATCCGAGCTGTCAGCTGAGAACGCCAGCCTGAATGAAAAGCTGAAAGCAGAGGAAGAGAGGCGGATACTTGCAAACAAGAGTCTG aagGACTCCCACACTGTGTATCTGGAGCAGGAGCTCGAAAGTTTAAAGGTGGTGCTCGAGATCAAGAATAACCAGCTgcaccaaaaagaaaagaagctcATGGAAATGGACAAACTG GCTGATACAAATGTGAAACTGGAGGAATGTATGACAAAGGTTCAACAGGAGAACGAGGACTACAAAGCCAGGATGGACAAACACGCTGCTCTCTCAAA GCAGCTGTCCAGCGAGCAGGCCATACTCCAGCAGACTCTCCAGAAAGAGTCCAAGGTCAACAAGCGTCTGTCAATGGAGAACGAGGAGCTGCTGTGGAAGCTACACAACGGCGACCTGCTGGGGAGTCCACGCCGCCTCTCCCCCACCTCTCCCCTCAGCTCGCCACGGAACTCCGCGTCGTTCCCTGCCGCCGCGCCTTTATCTCCGAGATAG
- the LOC133403693 gene encoding fibrinogen-like protein 1 yields the protein MMAMLMKSVYFLVHVAVSAAKVVRLEAEIEGLTNVINEQHRYIQALHNRQAQQLERIPNSHLGTRNLYRDCTEVFADANVASGLYAIRPDGFPTALSVYCDMNNGGGWTVFQRRRDGKENFDRAWVEYKHGFGDLHSPDGEFWMGNDALHHLSSQGKYDLRINMEDFEGKESFAEYKNFKVDSEKDLYQLHLGEYNGNAGDALADPHTTKRPAPGSSSAGVKFSTYDKRPGGDGKCIRHSKSGWWFSRCDAGNLNGHYYKGPYQAMTDDGMVWYTWHGWWYSIKSVVMMVRAADLERPQAMVPGKLDPKKAVGYISGHPLGQ from the exons ATGATGGCAATGCTGATGAAATCTGTGTATTTTCTTGTTCACGTGGCGGTCTCAGCGGCG AAGGTGGTGCGACTGGAGGCAGAGATCGAGGGTCTGACAAATGTGATCAATGAACAGCACCGATACATCCAGGCGCTCCACAACCGCCAGGCCCAGCAGCTCGAGCGCATCCCCAACTCCCATCTGGGCACCCGAAACCTCTACAGAG ACTGCACCGAGGTGTTTGCGGATGCAAACGTGGCCAGCGGCTTGTATGCGATTCGGCCCGATGGCTTCCCCACGGCGCTCAGTGTCTACTGTGACATGAACAATGGAGGAGGGTGGACAGTTTTTCAGAGGAGGAGGGACGGCAAAGAAAACTTtgatag AGCGTGGGTGGAGTACAAGCATGGGTTTGGGGACCTGCATTCTCCAGATGGAGAATTCTGGATGGGAAATGATGCTCTACACCATCTCTCCTCACAAG GAAAGTATGACCTGCGGATTAATATGGAAGACTTTGAGGGTAAAGAAAGCTTTGCAGAGTACAAAAACTTTAAAGTGGACAGTGAAAAG GACCTGTACCAGTTGCATTTGGGGGAGTACAACGGGAATGCAGGGGATGCCCTGGCTGACCCGCACACCACCAAACGGCCAGCTCCAGGCAGCAGTTCGGCCGGGGTCAAATTCAGCACCTACGATAAGCGGCCTGGTGGAGATGGCAAGTGTATCAGGCACAGCAAGTCGGGCTGGTGGTTCAGCAg GTGTGATGCAGGGAACCTTAACGGTCATTACTACAAAGGCCCGTACCAAGCGATGACTGATGATGGGATGGTGTGGTACACGTGGCACGGGTGGTGGTACTCCATCAAATCAGTGGTCATGATGGTACGAGCTGCTGACCTTGAGCGCCCACAGGCCATGGTGCCGGGAAAACTGGACCCCAAGAAAGCGGTGGGTTATATATCTGGTCACCCACTAGGCCAATAg